One genomic segment of Hevea brasiliensis isolate MT/VB/25A 57/8 chromosome 3, ASM3005281v1, whole genome shotgun sequence includes these proteins:
- the LOC110644950 gene encoding calcium-transporting ATPase 4, endoplasmic reticulum-type, whose product MGKGGQNIGKLETNSPRNSPRFFTNPNIFPAWSKDVYECENHFQVTQKSGVRSADVERRRKIHGFNELDKHDGPSIWKLILEQFEDTLVRILLAAAVISFVLAWYDGETDDGKKELNAFVEPFVIFLILIVNAIVGVWQENNAEKALEALKEIQSEHATVIRDGKKITNLSAKELVPGDIVELKVGDKVPADMRVLELISSTLRVEQGSLTGESEAVNKTTKAVAEDSDIQGKKCMVFAGTTVVNGSCVCLVTQTGMETEIGRVHTQIHVASQMEEETPLKKKLNEFGEMLTKIIGLICVLVWLINVKYFFTVEYYESGCPRNFKFSFEKCTYYFEIAVALAVAAIPEGLPAVITTCLALGTRKMAQKNALVRKLPSVETLGCTTVICSDKTGTLTTNQMAVGKLVAMGQAGEELRSFKVDGTSYSPYDGEIHNWPSEEMDANLQIIAKIAAVCNDASVAESEHRFVASGMPTEAALKVLVEKMGFPEGLLPDGSSCGDVDLLCCCQRWNEYEHRIATLEFDRDRKSMGVIVNSPTGKNSLLVKGAVENVLERSAKMQLQDGSVIPLDDKSKKLILDALHEMSSSALRCLGFAYKDELPEFETYDGSEEHPAHELLLKPSNYSSIESQLIFVGLVGLRDPPRREVYQAIQDCRAAGIRVMVITGDNKNTAEAICREIGVFGAEEDISSRSLTGKEFMELEDQIAHLRQSGGLLFSRAEPRHKQEIVALLKEEGEVVAMTGDGVNDAPALKLADIGVAMGIAGTEVAKEASDMVLADDNFSTIVAAVSEGRSIYNNMKAFIRYMISSNIGEVASIFLTAALGIPEGLIPVQLLWVNLVTDGPPATALGFNPPDKDIMKKPPRRRGDSLITAWILFRYLVTGIYVGIATVGVFVIWYTHESFLGINLTGDGHTLVTYSQLTNWDQCSSWENFSVSPFTAGARVLSFENNACDYFQGGKVKATTLSLSVLVAIEMFNSLNALSEDGSLLIMPPWANPWLLLAMSFSFSLHFLVLYVPFLSRVFGIVPLSFKEWLLVFAVAFPVILIDEILKFMGRFANKHPTSSRSKSKLKGE is encoded by the exons ATGGGGAAAGGTGGCCAGAACATTGGCAAGCTAGAAACCAACAGTCCTCGAAACAGCCCACGCTTCTTCACCAATCCGAATATCTTCCCTGCATGGTCCAAGGACGTTTACGAATGCGAGAACCATTTCCAGGTGACCCAAAAATCCGGCGTCCGATCTGCAGACGTCGAGAGGCGACGCAAGATTCATGGCTTCAACGAACTGGACAAGCACGATGGACCCTCCATTTGGAAACTGATCCTTGAGCAATTCGAGGACACTTTAGTACGTATCCTCCTTGCTGCCGCCGTCATTTCCTTCGTTCTCGCCTGGTACGACGGCGAGACAGATGATGGGAAGAAAGAACTCAATGCCTTCGTGGAACCTTTCGTGATTTTCCTTATCCTGATCGTTAATGCAATCGTTGGAGTGTGGCAGGAAAATAATGCAGAGAAAGCACTGGAAGCATTGAAAGAAATCCAGTCTGAGCACGCGACGGTTATCCGCGACGGAAAGAAAATCACTAATCTGTCAGCCAAGGAGCTTGTTCCTGGCGATATTGTCGAACTTAAAGTCGGCGACAAGGTCCCTGCCGACATGCGAGTTCTGGAGTTGATAAGTTCGACATTGAGAGTAGAGCAGGGCTCACTCACCGGAGAGAGCGAAGCAGTGAATAAAACGACCAAGGCCGTTGCGGAGGACTCAGATATTCAAGGGAAGAAGTGTATGGTTTTTGCGGGGACAACGGTGGTGAACGGGAGTTGCGTTTGCTTGGTTACACAAACGGGTATGGAAACCGAGATTGGAAGAGTGCACACTCAGATTCACGTAGCATCCCAGATGGAGGAAGAAACTCCATTGAAGAAGAAGCTCAACGAGTTTGGAGAAATGCTTACGAAGATTATCGGACTGATATGCGTATTGGTCTGGTTAATCAATGTCAAGTACTTCTTTACCGTGGAATATTACGAAAGTGGTTGTCCTAGGAATTTCAAGTTTTCGTTCGAGAAGTGCACTTATTACTTCGAGATCGCAGTGGCATTGGCTGTAGCCGCTATACCTGAAGGCTTGCCTGCGGTGATTACTACGTGTTTGGCACTTGGCACTCGAAAAATGGCACAGAAGAATGCACTTGTCAGGAAGTTGCCAAGCGTGGAGACTCTGGGGTGCACCACAGTGATATGCTCAGATAAAACTGGTACATTGACTACTAATCAGATGGCTGTGGGGAAGCTTGTTGCAATGGGGCAGGCAGGGGAGGAATTGAGAAGCTTTAAGGTTGATGGGACTAGTTACAGCCCTTATGATGGGGAAATACATAACTGGCCAAGCGAAGAAATGGATGCTAATCTCCAAATTATTGCAAAGATTGCTGCTGTGTGTAATGATGCGAGTGTTGCAGAGTCGGAGCATAGATTTGTGGCCAGTGGAATGCCAACTGAGGCAGCTTTAAAG GTTCTTGTTGAGAAAATGGGCTTTCCAGAGGGATTACTTCCTGACGGATCGTCATGTGGCGATGTTGATCTTCTAT GTTGTTGCCAAAGGTGGAATGAATACGAGCATCGGATTGCGACACTTGAGTTTGATCGTGATAGAAAATCCATGGGTGTTATTGTCAACTCCCCTACAGGGAAGAATTCTTTGCTAGTGAAG GGTGCTGTAGAAAATGTACTAGAGAGAAGTGCTAAAATGCAGTTGCAGGATGGTTCTGTTATACCACTGGATGATAAGTCAAAGAAACTTATTTTAGATGCGCTTCATGAAATGTCAAGCAGTGCATTAAGGTGTTTGGGCTTTGCTTACAAAGATGAGCTTCCTGAATTTGAAACATATGATGGCAGTGAAGAACATCCGGCTCATGAGCTTTTACTTAAACCATCAAATTATTCCTCAATTGAGAGCCAACTGATTTTTGTTGGCCTGGTTGGGCTTAGG GATCCTCCTCGGAGAGAAGTATACCAAGCAATTCAAGACTGTAGAGCAGCCGGTATTCGTGTAATGGTTATTACAGGAGATAACAAGAATACAGCAGAAGCTATATGTCGTGAAATTGGTGTATTTGGAGCTGAAGAAGACATTAGTTCAAGAAGTTTAACCGGGAAAGAGTTCATGGAATTGGAAGATCAGATAGCACATCTCAGACAAAGTGGTGGGCTTCTGTTTTCAAGAGCTGAACCAAGACACAAGCAAGAGATAGTGGCGCTGCTTAAGGAGGAAGGAGAGGTAGTTGCCATGACTGGGGACGGAGTGAATGATGCACCTGCCCTGAAACTGGCTGATATTGGGGTTGCAATGGGCATTGCTGGAACAGAG GTTGCGAAAGAAGCTTCTGACATGGTATTGGCAGATGATAATTTTAGCACAATTGTCGCTGCCGTTAGCGAAGGAAGATCTATCTATAATAATATGAAGGCTTTTATCAG GTACATGATCTCGTCAAATATTGGTGAGGTAGCCTCTATATTCTTAACAGCAGCTTTAGGCATACCTGAAGGCCTGATACCTGTTCAGCTTCTGTGGGTCAATCTTGTTACAGATGGACCACCTGCCACAGCCCTGGGATTCAATCCTCCAGATAAGGACATAATGAAGAAGCCTCCCCGTAGAAGGGGTGATTCATTGATCACTGCCTGGATTTTATTCCGCTATCTG GTCACTGGGATTTATGTAGGGATAGCAACTGTAGGCGTATTCGTCATTTGGTACACCCATGAATCCTTCTTGGGGATTAACCTTACTGGAGATGGCCACACCCTTGTTACATACTCGCAACTAACCAACTGGGATCAATGCTCATCCTGGGAAAATTTTTCTGTATCACCCTTCACCGCTGGAGCTCGGGTTTTATCCTTCGAAAATAACGCGTGTGATTACTTCCAGGGAGGCAAAGTGAAAGCCACAACTCTCTCACTCTCTGTATTGGTTGCAATTGAAATGTTTAACTCTCTCAATGCCCTTTCTGAAGATGGGAGTCTCTTGATAATGCCTCCATGGGCCAATCCCTGGCTCCTTTTGGCCATGTCCTTCTCATTTAGTCTGCACTTCTTGGTCCTGTATGTGCCGTTCCTATCTCGAGTATTCGGCATTGTGCCTCTTAGCTTTAAAGAGTGGCTCTTGGTTTTTGCTGTTGCTTTCCCGGTGATTCTGATAGATGAAATTCTGAAGTTTATGGGGAGGTTTGCAAACAAGCATCCAACTTCCAGCAGAAGTAAATCAAAGCTTAAGGGAGAGTGA
- the LOC131178778 gene encoding subtilisin-like protease SBT5.3, with amino-acid sequence MRIRSHSCISLLLLFSLFSSLQSPTQAAKKSYVVYLGRNSHGSESSSALDISKKTESYHELLGSCMKSKEKAKEAIFYSYSSYINGFAATLEDEEVDEISKRPEVASIFPNEESELHTTRSWEFLGLERNGKIPPDSIWVKARFGEDVIIGNLDTGVWPESESFSDEGMGPIPSKWKGYCDTNDRVKCNRKLIGARYFNKGFQASVGLPLDPSYNTARDTDGHGTHTLATAGGRFVSGANFLGSANGTAKGGSPNARVASYKVCWPGCNDADILAAFDAAIQDGVDILSVSLGSRPRHYFGHGISMGSFHAVKNGILVVCSAGNSGGQGGRVSNVAPWILTVAASTIDRNFASNVILGNNRLFKGLSFNTNTLPARKYYPLVYSVDAKAANVSALSAQSCSPESLDPEKVKGKIVYCLHARVEMSWVVAQAGGVGVILADQLPQATISPQAHFLPTAHVSAADGLSILAYIYSTRHPVAYISGATEVGAVAAPIMASFSSSGPNAINPEILKPDITAPGVHILAAYTEASGPTSQSFDKRHLPFNIISGTSMSCPHVSGIAGLLKSLHPEWSPAAIKSAIMTTATTTSNVRQPIATDFLQESNPFDYGSGHIRPSRAMDPGLVYDLTTKDYLNFLCSIGYNATEMSAFADKPYNCPSKNSSLLDLNYPSITVPNLSGKVTLTRTLKNVGTPGLYTARTNAPEGITVKVEPMRLKFNKTNEEKSFKVTLKAEENASDFYAFGGLVWSDGVHNVRSPIVVKKKDAGSA; translated from the exons ATGAGGATCCGTAGCCATTCATGTATTTCTCTTTTGcttctcttctcccttttctcTTCCTTGCAGAGTCCAACACAGGCTGCCAAAAAG TCTTATGTGGTGTATTTGGGGAGGAATTCTCATGGATCTGAATCTTCTTCTGCATTGGATATCAGTAAAAAGACCGAGTCCTACCATGAGTTATTGGGTTCTTGCATGAAAAG CAAGGAGAAGGCAAAAGAAGCAATATTTTATTCCTACTCAAGTTATATCAATGGATTTGCTGCAACACTTGAAGATGAAGAAGTTGACGAAATCTCAA AGCGGCCAGAAGTGGCATCAATTTTTCCTAATGAAGAGAGTGAATTGCATACGACAAGATCATGGGAGTTTCTTGGACTAGAGAGAAATGGAAAAATTCCACCGGACTCTATCTGGGTTAAGGCAAGATTTGGTGAAGATGTAATTATTGGAAATCTTGACACTG GTGTCTGGCCCGAGTCAGAAAGCTTCAGTGATGAAGGGATGGGACCTATTCCATCAAAGTGGAAAGGATATTGTGATACAAATGATAGAGTTAAATGTAACAGGAAGCTTATTGGTGCAAGATACTTCAACAAGGGCTTCCAAGCTTCTGTAGGCCTGCCCCTTGATCCATCCTACAACACTGCACGAGATACTGATGGTCATGGCACCCACACTCTCGCTACGGCAGGTGGACGCTTTGTTTCAGGAGCTAATTTCTTGGGTTCAGCCAATGGAACTGCAAAGGGAGGGTCACCTAATGCCCGAGTTGCTTCCTACAAGGTTTGCTGGCCAGGTTGCAATGATGCTGATATATTGGCTGCCTTCGACGCTGCAATTCAGGATGGGGTTGATATCTTGTCTGTTTCACTTGGAAGTCGTCCTCGCCATTACTTTGGTCATGGAATTTCAATGGGGTCTTTCCATGCTGTTAAAAATGGGATTCTTGTAGTTTGCTCTGCAGGGAATTCTGGGGGGCAAGGTGGACGTGTCTCCAATGTGGCTCCCTGGATTCTCACAGTTGCAGCTAGCACAATTGATCGGAATTTTGCATCAAATGTCATCCTCGGAAATAACAGGCTATTCAAG GGCCTGAGTTTCAATACCAATACTTTGCCTGCTAGGAAGTATTATCCCTTGGTTTACTCTGTTGATGCTAAAGCTGCCAACGTCTCTGCTCTCAGCGC ACAATCCTGTTCTCCTGAATCCCTTGATCCAGAAAAGGTAAAAGGAAAAATTGTGTATTGTCTTCATGCAAGGGTTGAGATGAGCTGGGTAGTTGCTCAGGCTGGTGGCGTTGGGGTGATCCTCGCTGATCAGTTACCTCAAGCGACGATCTCCCCTCAAGCCCACTTTCTTCCTACTGCACATGTCTCTGCAGCTGATGGCCTTTCTATTTTAGCTTATATATATAGCACAAG GCATCCAGTAGCTTATATAAGTGGTGCTACAGAAGTTGGAGCTGTGGCTGCTCCTATCATGGCTTCATTTTCATCTTCTGGACCTAATGCAATCAATCCAGAGATCCTCAAG CCTGATATCACTGCTCCTGGAGTCCATATTTTAGCTGCCTATACAGAAGCTTCAGGGCCTACTTCTCAATCATTTGACAAGCGCCATCTTCCATTCAATATTATATCTGGTACTTCAATGTCCTGTCCCCATGTTTCTGGCATTGCTGGCCTTCTCAAAAGCTTGCATCCAGAATGGAGTCCTGCTGCAATTAAGTCTGCAATTATGACCACAG CAACAACTACGAGTAATGTTAGACAACCGATTGCCACTGATTTTCTTCAAGAGTCAAACCCATTTGACTATGGTTCAGGACATATCAGGCCAAGCCGCGCAATGGACCCTGGCTTGGTTTATGACTTGACCACCaaagattacctgaattttctgtgcTCCATTGGCTATAATGCAACCGAAATGTCAGCATTTGCTGATAAGCCATACAACTGCCCATCCAAAAACAGTAGTTTGTTGGACTTAAACTATCCATCAATCACTGTCCCTAATCTCTCTGGGAAAGTCACATTGACGCGAACCTTGAAGAATGTGGGAACTCCAGGCTTATATACAGCTCGCACCAATGCACCTGAAGGAATAACAGTTAAGGTTGAACCAATGAGATTGAAATTCAACAAGACAAATGAAGAGAAAAGTTTCAAGGTAACACTAAAGGCTGAGGAAAATGCAAGCGACTTTTATGCATTCGGTGGGCTTGTATGGTCAGATGGGGTGCACAATGTAAGAAGTCCTATAGTGGTGAAGAAGAAAGATGCAGGCTCAGCTTAA